The genomic window CATCTAGAGAATTAAACGTTGCAGAATTACCTCCGGGTGTCTACATCATAAAAATAAGCGAACAAAATGCATCGGCAACCCGAAAGCTCATTATTCGGTAAAAAAAAGCTCCTTTCTTAGGAGCTTTTTTTAGTTTACAGTATTCAGTCTCTGTTTTCAGTTTAGCGACACCTGAAAACTGCGACTGAAAACTGCGACTGAAAACTAAAAACAATATCTTTGCAAAAAAAAGTTTTGATTACAGCCAGCGATATATTTACAATTTCAAGTCAGAAACAATTTGAGAAAATAGCACTAAAAGTGTTTCGTTTTCAACACGAGAATAACAAAGTTTATCGAGATTTCTGCGATTTTTTAAAGGTTAATCCGCAGCAGGTAAAATCATTACAGCAAATTCCTTTTCTCCCAATTCAATTTTTCAAAAGTCACGACGTAGTTTCTAACAATGATCCTGCGCAAGTAACTTTTACCAGCAGCGGTACAACGGGAATGATCACTAGCAGGCATTTGGTAACAGATGTTACGCTTTATGAAGAAAGTTATCGTAAAGGATTTTCTCAGTTTTACGGCAACATAGAAGATTATGTGGTTTTAGCCCTTTTGCCCTCTTATTTGGAACGCGAAGGATCTTCATTAATCTATATGGTCGATGATCTAATTAAACTCTCTAATCAGCCTGAAAGTGGGTTTTATTTACACAACTACGGAGAACTTACCCAAAAGTTAATTGAACTGGACAATTCAGGGCAAAATGTTATTTTAATTGGCGTGACTTACGCTTTATTAGATTTGATCGAAAAACACCAATTCAATCTTCAAAATACCATTATTATGGAAACTGGAGGAATGAAAGGAAAACGTAAAGAAATGATTCGCGAAGAATTGCACGAAATTCTTTGCAAAGGTTTCGGTGTTTCATCTATTCATTCAGAATATGGGATGACAGAACTTTTGGCGCAGGCCTATTCTTTAGGTGAAGGTGTTTTTGAATGTCCGTCGTGGATGAATATTTTAATTCGCGATCCAGAAGACGCCCTAACTTATGTAAAAGACGGAAAAACTGGCGGCATCA from Flavobacterium fluviale includes these protein-coding regions:
- a CDS encoding LuxE/PaaK family acyltransferase, whose product is MITASDIFTISSQKQFEKIALKVFRFQHENNKVYRDFCDFLKVNPQQVKSLQQIPFLPIQFFKSHDVVSNNDPAQVTFTSSGTTGMITSRHLVTDVTLYEESYRKGFSQFYGNIEDYVVLALLPSYLEREGSSLIYMVDDLIKLSNQPESGFYLHNYGELTQKLIELDNSGQNVILIGVTYALLDLIEKHQFNLQNTIIMETGGMKGKRKEMIREELHEILCKGFGVSSIHSEYGMTELLAQAYSLGEGVFECPSWMNILIRDPEDALTYVKDGKTGGINVIDLANINSCSFIATQDLGKKNPNNSFEVLGRFDNSDIRGCNLMVL